In Edaphobacter paludis, a single window of DNA contains:
- a CDS encoding VWA domain-containing protein encodes MKLAAVMLAAALMPQAPIERRPPPQVPTIKVETRLVNVAVNVLDEHGAPVSGLTQNDFQIAEDGRPQKIAFFEKESSTPLSIVLAIDASASVMADARLEKEAAKHFVNALLRDQDELDLMDFSDTVREIVPFTNQKKEIERGLNDLKPGDETVLYDAIYLGSQRLAGTPQAAGRRRVLVLITDGVDTNGTRYEQALEEAQRAGAMVYSLIIVPVEADAGRNTGGEHALIQMAQDTGGKYYYVGDPKDLEPAFAHLSDDLRTQYVLGYYAPQGVRHEQSLRAINVQMKDPSLRGNYILRYRTGYYSDAR; translated from the coding sequence ATGAAGCTGGCTGCCGTCATGCTTGCCGCAGCGCTGATGCCGCAGGCCCCGATTGAGCGCCGGCCGCCGCCGCAGGTGCCGACGATCAAGGTCGAAACTCGGCTGGTGAACGTCGCCGTTAACGTATTGGATGAGCATGGTGCGCCCGTCTCAGGACTTACGCAGAATGACTTTCAGATTGCTGAGGACGGTCGCCCGCAGAAGATTGCCTTCTTTGAGAAAGAGTCGTCGACGCCGCTCTCCATCGTCCTCGCAATTGACGCCAGTGCAAGCGTGATGGCGGATGCGCGGCTGGAAAAGGAGGCAGCCAAACACTTCGTCAATGCGCTGCTCCGCGACCAGGACGAGCTCGACCTGATGGATTTTTCCGACACGGTTCGCGAGATTGTGCCGTTCACCAATCAAAAAAAGGAGATCGAGCGTGGTCTGAACGATTTGAAGCCGGGAGATGAAACGGTTCTGTACGACGCCATTTACCTGGGCTCGCAGCGTCTGGCCGGCACTCCTCAGGCCGCGGGGCGACGGCGCGTTCTGGTGCTGATTACCGACGGCGTCGATACCAACGGAACGCGCTATGAACAGGCGTTAGAGGAGGCGCAGCGTGCCGGGGCCATGGTCTACTCGCTCATCATTGTCCCTGTCGAGGCGGACGCGGGGCGCAACACCGGAGGCGAACACGCCCTTATCCAGATGGCGCAGGACACGGGAGGAAAGTATTACTACGTGGGAGACCCGAAGGATCTGGAACCAGCCTTCGCGCACCTGTCGGATGATCTGCGCACACAGTACGTGCTTGGCTACTATGCTCCGCAAGGGGTACGACACGAGCAATCATTACGCGCAATTAACGTTCAGATGAAAGATCCATCCTTACGCGGGAACTATATTCTGCGCTACCGCACCGGATACTATTCGGATGCGCGTTAG
- a CDS encoding glycine--tRNA ligase subunit alpha, which translates to MQATGEKKAARTFPALTFQELLFTLQRFWADQGCVLQQPYDVEVGAGTMSPDTFLRVLGPKPVRIAYAQPSRRPADGRYGENPNRLFRHTQLQVILKPPPVRIQELYLESLTAIGIDLREHDIKFEEDNWEWPVGGAWGVGWQVMLDGLEITQFTYFQQCGGMDLDPICGEITYGLERIAGFLQDVDSIYDIVWAVEPDTGRKVTYGEMRLAEEEQFSAYSFDYADVAKLWEHLNLYESECLSLLDQAKGFEKMDQLELKRFPVLGAYELALKCSHVFNLLDARGAISVTERVGVMARIRTLVVGVARIYAAQGQQLSGTVKE; encoded by the coding sequence ATGCAGGCGACAGGTGAGAAGAAGGCAGCGCGTACATTTCCCGCCCTAACATTTCAGGAGCTTTTGTTTACCCTGCAGCGATTCTGGGCCGATCAGGGTTGCGTGTTGCAACAGCCTTATGACGTTGAAGTTGGCGCAGGTACCATGTCGCCCGACACTTTCCTCCGAGTCCTCGGGCCCAAGCCGGTGCGGATTGCGTACGCGCAGCCTTCGCGTCGCCCGGCGGATGGCCGCTATGGTGAAAACCCTAACCGCCTCTTTCGTCACACTCAGCTTCAGGTAATTCTGAAACCGCCACCGGTTCGTATTCAAGAGCTTTATCTTGAGTCACTTACCGCCATCGGGATTGATCTGCGCGAGCACGATATCAAGTTCGAAGAGGATAACTGGGAGTGGCCCGTGGGAGGCGCGTGGGGTGTGGGCTGGCAGGTGATGCTGGACGGTCTTGAAATTACCCAATTCACCTATTTTCAGCAGTGCGGAGGCATGGACCTTGACCCGATCTGCGGCGAAATCACTTATGGACTGGAACGAATCGCAGGGTTCTTGCAGGATGTTGACTCTATCTACGACATCGTCTGGGCGGTCGAACCGGATACGGGCCGCAAGGTAACGTACGGCGAAATGCGGCTGGCGGAAGAAGAGCAATTTTCCGCATACAGCTTTGATTACGCTGATGTTGCGAAGCTGTGGGAGCATTTGAATCTCTACGAATCAGAGTGCCTAAGTCTATTGGATCAAGCCAAAGGCTTCGAAAAAATGGACCAGCTCGAATTGAAGCGATTTCCGGTGCTGGGTGCGTATGAGCTGGCGTTGAAGTGTTCTCATGTCTTCAACTTGCTGGATGCGCGGGGAGCCATCTCGGTCACCGAACGAGTGGGCGTGATGGCGCGGATTCGAACGCTGGTTGTGGGTGTAGCCAGGATTTATGCGGCGCAGGGACAGCAACTTAGCGGCACAGTGAAAGAGTAA
- the lon gene encoding endopeptidase La, whose protein sequence is MPNDFVSVIQPKAPKNGETAGDQSVAKSPIPVLPVRDTVLFPHAVLPLTVGRESSIQLIQSLGEEKTILVVAQRDARQDTPLGADLYAIGTLATVHKVVKMPNQSLFVFTEGNERVHVGEFSQLTPFMTAEYAPIEEIPPTGSPEAEALQRNVVSQFQAIVTSSPTLSDDLQTIAINIDEPGRLADFIASSLPFLTTTDKQELLETPDVSARLERINKHLAKEIEVQQLRNKIQSEVQDSVQQSQRDYYLREQMKAIQKELGDLDDSQKDIAELREKIENAGMPEEVKKDALKELGRLSRMNAMAADYSLTRNYVEWLAVLPWSKSSASEIDIVKAKEILDTDHYGLQKVKDRILDYLSVRRLKPDMKGPILCFVGPPGVGKTSLGRSIARSLGRKFSRISLGGMHDEAEIRGHRRTYIGALPGQIIQNLKRVETNDPVFMLDEIDKLGRDFRGDPASALLETLDPEQNNTFRDNYLDQPFDLSKVLFICTANQLDTVPAPLLDRMEIIELTGYTEEEKVNIAERYLIPRQIKENGINSEMVEFPTASVHLISRHYTREAGVRKLEQLIGTVCRKVARRVAEGKTEKVVITPEIVHEFLGGVKVRVDTEIAERTKRAGVAVGLAWTPAGGDVLFIEANRMKGKGGFTITGQIGDVMKESMQAALTWVRSNAASLGLDEDFTKDSDLHIHVPAGAIPKDGPSAGVTMATALVSLLTDTPVHPLTAMTGEITLSGNVLPVGGIKEKFLAAKRAGVRDVIMPTECKQQVDEDLTPDQIEGVKIHYASRIEEVLAVALPHTKREAVEDEQVREEVLQAVV, encoded by the coding sequence ATGCCAAACGATTTTGTAAGTGTGATTCAACCAAAGGCTCCAAAAAACGGAGAAACGGCTGGAGATCAGTCAGTTGCCAAAAGCCCTATCCCGGTACTTCCAGTGCGGGACACGGTGCTTTTCCCTCATGCCGTCCTGCCGTTGACGGTCGGGCGTGAGAGCTCGATCCAGCTCATCCAGTCGCTTGGCGAGGAAAAGACCATTCTTGTGGTGGCACAACGGGATGCCCGCCAGGACACGCCACTGGGAGCAGATTTATACGCTATTGGCACCCTCGCGACCGTTCATAAAGTAGTGAAAATGCCTAACCAGAGCCTGTTCGTCTTCACAGAAGGCAACGAGCGCGTCCATGTGGGAGAGTTTTCGCAGTTGACGCCATTCATGACGGCTGAGTATGCGCCAATCGAGGAGATCCCCCCGACCGGCTCCCCCGAAGCCGAGGCCCTTCAGCGCAACGTGGTCAGCCAGTTTCAGGCGATCGTGACATCGTCGCCGACCCTGTCAGACGATCTTCAGACGATTGCGATCAATATCGATGAGCCGGGGCGGCTGGCCGACTTTATCGCTTCGTCGCTGCCGTTTTTGACGACGACCGACAAGCAGGAGCTACTCGAAACGCCGGATGTCTCGGCACGTCTTGAGCGCATTAACAAGCACCTTGCCAAGGAGATTGAGGTTCAGCAGCTTCGCAACAAGATTCAGAGCGAGGTGCAGGACTCGGTGCAGCAGTCGCAGCGCGACTACTACCTGCGCGAGCAGATGAAGGCCATCCAGAAGGAACTGGGTGATCTTGACGACTCGCAGAAGGATATCGCCGAGCTGAGGGAGAAGATCGAAAATGCCGGAATGCCGGAGGAGGTCAAGAAAGACGCCCTCAAGGAACTCGGCCGTCTGAGCCGGATGAACGCGATGGCCGCCGACTACAGCCTGACGCGCAACTACGTCGAGTGGCTGGCCGTGTTGCCGTGGTCGAAGAGCTCCGCCAGCGAGATCGACATCGTTAAAGCGAAGGAGATCCTTGATACGGACCACTACGGCTTGCAGAAGGTCAAAGACCGCATTCTGGACTATCTCTCCGTCCGCCGTCTGAAGCCGGACATGAAGGGGCCTATCCTCTGCTTCGTGGGACCTCCGGGCGTTGGCAAAACATCGCTTGGACGCAGCATCGCGCGTTCGCTGGGGCGCAAATTCTCCCGCATTTCGCTCGGCGGCATGCACGACGAGGCTGAGATTCGTGGCCATCGCCGCACCTACATCGGTGCGCTTCCGGGCCAGATTATCCAGAACCTGAAGCGCGTCGAGACCAACGATCCCGTCTTCATGCTTGACGAGATCGACAAGCTGGGCCGCGATTTCCGTGGCGACCCTGCAAGCGCGCTGCTTGAGACGTTGGACCCGGAACAGAACAACACGTTCCGCGACAACTATCTCGACCAGCCGTTCGACCTGTCGAAGGTGCTCTTCATCTGCACGGCGAATCAGCTCGATACGGTTCCTGCGCCGCTGCTCGACCGGATGGAGATCATTGAGCTCACCGGGTATACCGAAGAGGAAAAGGTCAACATCGCTGAACGCTACCTTATTCCGCGCCAGATCAAGGAGAACGGCATCAATTCGGAGATGGTCGAGTTCCCGACGGCAAGCGTCCACCTGATCTCACGGCATTACACCCGCGAAGCAGGCGTCCGCAAGCTCGAACAGCTCATCGGAACGGTCTGCCGCAAGGTAGCCCGCCGTGTGGCCGAAGGCAAGACGGAGAAGGTCGTCATCACTCCGGAGATCGTTCACGAGTTCCTTGGCGGTGTTAAGGTCCGTGTCGATACCGAGATTGCCGAGCGCACCAAGCGTGCAGGCGTCGCGGTCGGCCTGGCCTGGACACCGGCAGGCGGTGACGTGCTATTCATCGAAGCCAACCGTATGAAGGGCAAGGGCGGCTTCACCATTACCGGACAGATCGGCGATGTGATGAAGGAGAGTATGCAGGCTGCGCTTACCTGGGTCCGGTCCAACGCCGCTTCGCTGGGGCTCGATGAGGACTTCACCAAGGACTCTGATCTGCACATTCACGTGCCGGCGGGAGCTATCCCGAAGGACGGCCCATCGGCTGGCGTGACCATGGCCACGGCGTTGGTGAGCCTCTTGACGGATACCCCGGTGCATCCATTGACCGCGATGACCGGCGAGATAACGCTTAGCGGCAATGTGTTGCCGGTGGGCGGAATCAAGGAGAAGTTCCTTGCCGCCAAGCGGGCGGGCGTTCGCGACGTCATCATGCCGACCGAGTGCAAGCAGCAGGTGGACGAAGACCTCACTCCCGACCAGATCGAGGGTGTCAAGATCCACTATGCCTCGCGCATCGAAGAGGTGCTCGCCGTAGCGTTGCCGCACACCAAGCGGGAAGCAGTTGAGGACGAGCAAGTCCGCGAAGAAGTATTACAAGCAGTGGTATAA
- a CDS encoding ferredoxin family protein, which produces MAYVIAEPCIGTKDSACVDACPVDCIHPKKDEDGHADSEQLFIDPVECIDCGACVPVCPVSAIYAADDLPEKWADYQTKNAAHFGR; this is translated from the coding sequence ATGGCTTATGTGATTGCGGAACCTTGTATCGGGACGAAGGACTCGGCTTGCGTAGACGCCTGCCCGGTGGACTGCATCCACCCGAAGAAGGATGAGGACGGCCACGCCGACTCCGAACAACTGTTTATTGATCCGGTCGAGTGCATCGACTGCGGCGCATGTGTTCCCGTCTGCCCGGTATCGGCGATCTATGCAGCCGACGACCTGCCGGAAAAGTGGGCCGACTACCAGACCAAGAACGCAGCTCACTTCGGACGGTAG
- a CDS encoding molybdenum cofactor biosynthesis protein MoaE: MRVELGTAVIPSAQVLDEMKAATDGAVCVFDGIVRDNTRGRRTLFLDYEAYEEMALDQMRGLAAEAITKFPIRDVALLHRLGRLEVGETSVLIVVVSAHRGAAFDACRWLIDTLKKTVPIWKKEHFVDGAVWAAGEPFPDEIVAAIDQETK; encoded by the coding sequence ATGAGAGTTGAGCTAGGCACCGCAGTCATTCCCTCGGCGCAAGTGTTGGATGAGATGAAGGCCGCCACCGACGGCGCGGTCTGCGTCTTCGACGGCATCGTGCGCGACAATACGCGTGGACGCAGGACGCTGTTTCTTGATTACGAAGCTTATGAAGAGATGGCGCTCGACCAGATGCGCGGTCTTGCCGCTGAAGCCATAACAAAATTTCCCATCCGCGACGTGGCCCTGCTGCATCGCCTGGGACGGCTTGAAGTCGGCGAGACCAGCGTGCTGATCGTCGTCGTCTCCGCGCATCGCGGAGCGGCCTTCGACGCCTGCCGCTGGCTAATCGATACGCTTAAAAAGACTGTCCCCATCTGGAAGAAGGAGCACTTCGTCGATGGTGCGGTATGGGCGGCGGGCGAGCCGTTCCCGGATGAGATCGTGGCCGCTATCGACCAGGAGACGAAGTGA
- the glyS gene encoding glycine--tRNA ligase subunit beta, which translates to MAEFLFEIGLEEIPARMIAGAQAELQRRVVTLLERERLVSAGVASKSFATPRRLAVWVADVAERQEDVAEELVGPSIKVAYKDGVPTAAAQAFAQKAGVAVGALKTVTTSKGEYLAAATTKQGRETAEVIVAELPKELAGIYWAKNMYWRAGRPERFVRPVRWMVALLGAKTVPVNFGGYEAGAVTYGHRVLFGDEAIVLKSPGEYEQALEQGFVVADVEVRRQRIRKAMDAVTRTVAEVRWREDEELVETVTQLTEWPSVVMGGFEAEYLTLPEEVLVTVMRDHQKYFAVEDKAGKLAPHFLAVLNTAADEAGLAVIRHGNERVLRARFNDARFFWEFDQRVPLVDRVELLKNVTFQKELGSYAAKTSRVRKLASGLAGLVLERKCELNPVALDEAASLAKTDLTSELVKEFTELQGIVGGLYARAQGYGVATAEAIYDQYKPVSMEDSVPRTVEGAVLAIADKADTIAGMFGLGKEPTGSKDPFALRRAANGIVKILAETAVALPLTLAEIAAAACGQNETLAGKVRGFLAERLEFYLREARGHAYDVVKAVLAVGAEDVRDAVARAEAVTAVRGSDDFAAVSAAFKRMRNILAQAAEKGIAPAARVEAVLLTEATEKALAERSSELAADVLALRGERNHKAALESIATLRPQVDAFFDAVMVMAPDVEVRANRLALLGRVLGDFSGIAEFSEIVTAG; encoded by the coding sequence ATGGCAGAGTTTCTGTTCGAGATTGGGTTGGAGGAGATTCCGGCGCGCATGATCGCCGGGGCGCAGGCGGAGTTGCAGCGCCGCGTGGTGACGTTGCTGGAGCGGGAAAGGCTGGTATCGGCTGGGGTTGCGAGCAAAAGCTTCGCAACGCCGAGGCGGCTGGCAGTCTGGGTGGCCGACGTGGCGGAGCGTCAGGAAGACGTGGCTGAGGAGCTGGTGGGGCCATCCATAAAAGTGGCTTATAAGGACGGAGTGCCGACGGCTGCGGCTCAGGCGTTTGCGCAGAAGGCAGGCGTTGCGGTGGGGGCATTGAAGACTGTGACGACCTCCAAAGGAGAGTACCTGGCTGCGGCCACAACGAAGCAGGGCCGGGAAACTGCTGAGGTAATTGTGGCGGAGCTTCCGAAAGAACTGGCGGGGATCTACTGGGCAAAGAACATGTACTGGCGTGCGGGACGTCCCGAACGGTTTGTACGGCCTGTGCGGTGGATGGTGGCGCTGCTGGGGGCGAAGACCGTGCCGGTGAACTTCGGTGGGTATGAGGCTGGCGCCGTGACCTATGGGCATCGGGTCCTGTTTGGTGATGAGGCAATTGTGCTGAAGTCGCCGGGGGAGTATGAGCAGGCGCTTGAGCAGGGTTTTGTCGTCGCTGATGTTGAGGTGCGGCGGCAGAGGATTCGCAAGGCTATGGATGCTGTGACTCGTACCGTCGCTGAAGTGCGGTGGCGCGAGGATGAGGAACTGGTGGAGACGGTGACTCAGCTTACGGAGTGGCCTTCGGTGGTTATGGGCGGATTCGAAGCAGAGTATCTGACGTTGCCGGAGGAAGTTCTGGTGACGGTGATGCGGGACCACCAGAAATACTTCGCCGTAGAGGACAAAGCGGGCAAGCTCGCGCCTCATTTCCTGGCGGTGTTGAATACAGCGGCGGATGAGGCCGGGCTGGCGGTGATTCGTCATGGGAACGAACGAGTGCTGCGTGCGCGGTTCAACGATGCGCGGTTCTTCTGGGAGTTCGATCAGCGAGTTCCGTTGGTGGACCGTGTGGAGTTGCTGAAGAACGTCACGTTTCAGAAAGAGCTGGGCAGCTATGCGGCGAAGACCTCGCGGGTGCGCAAGCTCGCCTCAGGCCTGGCCGGGCTGGTGCTGGAGCGCAAGTGCGAGTTGAATCCTGTGGCGCTGGATGAGGCTGCATCGTTGGCTAAGACGGATCTGACCAGTGAACTGGTAAAGGAATTTACCGAGTTGCAGGGAATCGTGGGCGGCCTGTACGCGCGGGCGCAAGGTTACGGCGTGGCGACTGCCGAGGCGATTTATGACCAGTACAAGCCGGTGTCGATGGAGGATTCAGTTCCGCGCACGGTGGAGGGTGCGGTGCTCGCGATTGCCGACAAGGCCGATACGATTGCCGGAATGTTCGGGTTGGGGAAGGAACCTACGGGCTCCAAAGATCCGTTTGCGTTGCGGCGGGCGGCGAACGGAATTGTAAAGATTCTTGCGGAGACGGCGGTGGCTTTGCCGCTGACATTGGCTGAGATTGCGGCGGCGGCCTGTGGGCAAAATGAGACATTGGCGGGGAAGGTTCGTGGGTTTCTCGCGGAGCGGCTGGAGTTCTATCTGCGCGAAGCTCGTGGTCATGCCTATGACGTAGTGAAAGCGGTGCTGGCAGTTGGAGCGGAGGATGTCCGGGATGCGGTGGCGCGGGCGGAGGCAGTGACGGCTGTGCGAGGTTCGGATGACTTTGCCGCTGTTTCGGCTGCTTTCAAGCGTATGAGGAACATTCTCGCGCAAGCGGCTGAGAAGGGGATTGCCCCGGCAGCGCGTGTTGAAGCGGTGCTGTTAACAGAGGCTACGGAGAAGGCTTTGGCGGAGCGGTCTTCGGAGCTGGCGGCGGATGTTCTGGCTTTGCGTGGAGAACGAAACCATAAAGCTGCACTGGAATCGATTGCCACGCTTCGACCGCAGGTAGATGCTTTCTTTGACGCTGTGATGGTGATGGCCCCGGACGTAGAGGTTCGAGCGAATCGCCTGGCGCTTCTCGGTCGAGTGCTGGGGGATTTCTCAGGGATCGCGGAGTTTTCGGAGATTGTAACGGCGGGTTGA
- a CDS encoding DUF488 domain-containing protein yields the protein MMTIGHSTLPLEVFIQALKDNSCNLLVDVRSIPRSRHNPQFEQPTLFAALEAEEIAAVWNQALGGRRRTHKDSFNRGWRNTSFRGYADYMQTPEFSAQIDWLMALPNLDATVVMCAEAVPWRCHRSLISDAVLARGGIAEDIFVPAKGSSFRKPHELTKFARVEGSRVWYPSLEEEANPTLFD from the coding sequence ATGATGACCATCGGCCACTCGACATTGCCGCTGGAAGTTTTTATCCAGGCTCTCAAAGACAACTCCTGCAATCTTCTGGTGGACGTAAGAAGCATCCCACGTTCCCGCCACAACCCTCAGTTTGAGCAGCCAACGCTCTTCGCGGCGCTCGAAGCTGAAGAGATTGCCGCCGTGTGGAATCAAGCTCTCGGTGGCCGTCGCCGCACCCACAAGGACAGCTTCAATCGGGGCTGGCGAAACACCAGCTTTCGCGGCTATGCGGACTACATGCAGACGCCGGAGTTTTCTGCGCAGATCGACTGGCTGATGGCGCTGCCCAACCTCGATGCCACCGTGGTGATGTGCGCCGAGGCAGTTCCGTGGCGCTGCCACCGCTCACTGATCAGCGATGCGGTACTCGCCCGTGGCGGTATCGCCGAAGACATCTTCGTTCCGGCAAAGGGCAGCAGCTTCCGCAAGCCGCATGAGCTTACGAAGTTTGCGCGGGTTGAGGGTTCGCGGGTCTGGTATCCCTCGCTGGAAGAGGAAGCGAACCCAACGCTGTTCGACTAA
- a CDS encoding MoaD/ThiS family protein has protein sequence MRVNVLYFGTLKDLFALQQEPLNLPEGATVEALLSLLRAQTSKQSDIWRTLAVAVNRDYAGLATVLREGDEVALLPPVSGGSQSRCEA, from the coding sequence ATGCGCGTCAACGTGCTTTATTTTGGAACATTGAAGGATTTATTTGCCCTCCAGCAGGAGCCGCTGAACCTGCCTGAGGGCGCGACCGTCGAAGCTCTTCTCAGCCTTTTACGCGCTCAAACGTCTAAGCAGAGCGACATTTGGAGGACACTCGCGGTGGCGGTCAATCGAGATTATGCCGGTTTGGCGACGGTGCTTCGCGAAGGCGATGAAGTTGCTCTTCTGCCACCGGTAAGCGGCGGCTCGCAAAGCAGGTGCGAGGCATGA
- the recO gene encoding DNA repair protein RecO, with the protein MIQRQSEAIVLRAWPFQEADLLVSLFTREQGRIKGVARHAMRSRRRFGGALEPMTHVRASYAERPRQELVRLDAFEILFSPLSQPIDYARTAALQLVAEVLEEALPEQAPEDAVFRLALAVLQEIQVGQVSVPVTYFALWMNRLMGWMPELGHCVVCGLDLRGGTVWYSPTSDGVTCADDRRNGSLALSAESVSIAVRVFRGTVRELAKEPWPATQLESLQRFAVDTLERHLERKLTSARALSRIGRNSA; encoded by the coding sequence ATGATTCAGCGGCAGAGCGAGGCGATCGTATTGCGAGCATGGCCCTTTCAGGAGGCGGACCTTCTGGTTAGCCTGTTCACGCGCGAACAGGGACGCATCAAGGGAGTGGCCCGCCATGCCATGCGTTCCCGCCGCCGCTTTGGTGGAGCGCTGGAGCCGATGACCCACGTTCGCGCCAGCTATGCGGAGAGGCCGCGACAGGAACTCGTACGCCTCGACGCATTCGAGATCCTCTTCTCCCCACTGAGCCAGCCCATCGACTATGCTCGGACCGCGGCACTGCAACTGGTAGCCGAGGTTCTGGAAGAAGCGCTGCCGGAGCAGGCTCCCGAAGATGCGGTGTTTCGTCTGGCGCTGGCGGTTTTACAAGAGATTCAGGTGGGCCAGGTGTCGGTTCCGGTGACTTATTTCGCCCTCTGGATGAACCGCCTGATGGGATGGATGCCGGAGCTTGGCCACTGCGTCGTCTGCGGTCTCGACCTGCGCGGCGGCACCGTTTGGTACTCACCAACCAGTGACGGAGTTACCTGCGCCGACGACCGCCGCAACGGCAGCCTGGCCCTCTCTGCCGAGTCGGTTTCCATCGCCGTCCGCGTCTTTCGCGGAACGGTGCGCGAGCTGGCAAAGGAGCCATGGCCTGCAACTCAACTCGAGAGCCTTCAGCGATTCGCAGTAGATACATTGGAGCGGCACCTCGAACGAAAGCTGACCAGCGCCCGGGCATTGTCACGGATCGGGAGAAATTCAGCTTGA
- a CDS encoding prephenate dehydratase domain-containing protein has product MKIAIQGEMGSNSHMATLEMLGSADILACSVSAEVMAKLVAGEVDGAVLPIENSLHGSVAEHYDLLLELPVRIERESQMHIRHNLIAMPGVKLRDIRRVMSHPVALSQCRHFFAAHPEFEAVPFYDTAGSVKHLMEAGLRDTAGMAPELAATEYGAEVLMAGVEDHAENYTRFHLIRRAEAAVEDVEVEEANKVSVAFAVEHRPGTLVDALKLLAAADVDLTKIESRPVPGSPWEYVFYVDIRFADAARADAAVAALRDHCRMVKVLGRYRAAETNLQEINK; this is encoded by the coding sequence TTGAAGATCGCAATTCAGGGAGAGATGGGGTCGAATAGTCACATGGCGACTCTGGAGATGCTGGGGAGCGCTGATATTCTGGCGTGCAGCGTATCTGCCGAAGTCATGGCAAAGCTGGTAGCGGGCGAGGTCGATGGCGCTGTGCTGCCCATCGAAAACAGTCTCCATGGGTCGGTGGCCGAGCACTATGACCTTTTGCTTGAGCTTCCTGTGCGCATCGAGCGCGAGAGCCAGATGCATATCCGCCACAATCTAATCGCCATGCCCGGGGTCAAACTGCGAGATATTCGCCGGGTGATGTCTCATCCGGTTGCCTTGTCGCAGTGCCGCCACTTTTTTGCCGCTCATCCCGAGTTCGAGGCCGTGCCATTCTATGACACGGCAGGGAGTGTGAAACATCTGATGGAGGCAGGTTTACGGGATACTGCCGGTATGGCCCCGGAGCTGGCCGCCACTGAATATGGCGCCGAAGTTTTGATGGCCGGGGTGGAAGATCACGCTGAAAACTACACCCGCTTTCACCTGATCCGACGTGCAGAAGCTGCCGTTGAAGACGTGGAAGTAGAAGAGGCAAACAAGGTAAGCGTGGCCTTTGCCGTCGAACACCGGCCGGGTACCCTTGTGGATGCCTTGAAGCTGCTGGCTGCGGCAGATGTCGACCTGACCAAGATCGAGTCACGCCCCGTCCCGGGCAGCCCCTGGGAGTACGTGTTTTACGTCGATATCCGGTTTGCGGACGCGGCCAGAGCCGATGCCGCGGTCGCTGCGCTGCGGGACCATTGCCGCATGGTTAAGGTGCTGGGACGCTACCGGGCAGCCGAAACGAACCTTCAGGAGATCAACAAATGA
- a CDS encoding inositol monophosphatase family protein: MNKFEFAHVADGIARQAGALLRKFYEKGVSTEYKGDVDIVTEADRASEQLIREKLKMAFPTHGVYGEEGTRDQMESEYRWYVDPLDGTTNFAHGFPAFCVVLGLEHRPAGLAADADGEIIAGVVYDPLRNEMFSAERGKGAFLNGRAIHVSKTKTLQESLTATGFPSHKRHASPNIHFYHQITLRSHGVRRAGSAALDLAYVACGRLDGFWEFNLNPWDTSAGVLLVTEAGGTVTRFDGSKFTLDSSEVLATNGLILPEIKNVFTELFAGRGLEPIPTPAEFAARRAEAAK; the protein is encoded by the coding sequence GTGAATAAATTCGAGTTTGCACATGTGGCAGATGGAATTGCGCGACAGGCCGGAGCGCTGCTTCGGAAGTTCTATGAAAAAGGCGTGTCCACCGAGTACAAGGGCGACGTCGATATAGTCACCGAGGCCGACCGGGCCAGCGAGCAGCTCATCCGCGAGAAGTTGAAGATGGCATTTCCGACCCATGGGGTCTATGGCGAAGAGGGAACTCGGGACCAGATGGAGAGCGAGTACCGTTGGTACGTCGATCCGCTCGACGGTACTACCAACTTCGCCCACGGCTTTCCGGCTTTCTGCGTCGTGCTTGGGCTGGAGCATCGTCCCGCGGGACTGGCCGCTGATGCGGACGGCGAGATCATCGCTGGAGTCGTCTACGATCCACTGCGCAACGAGATGTTCTCGGCAGAGCGAGGCAAGGGTGCCTTCCTTAATGGGCGCGCTATCCATGTCTCAAAGACCAAGACGTTGCAGGAGTCGCTGACCGCAACCGGCTTCCCCAGTCATAAACGGCATGCCAGCCCGAATATTCACTTCTATCATCAGATCACGTTGCGTTCTCACGGAGTTCGCCGCGCTGGTTCGGCCGCGCTGGATCTGGCTTACGTGGCATGCGGTCGTCTTGATGGCTTCTGGGAGTTCAACCTGAATCCCTGGGATACATCGGCCGGAGTGCTGCTGGTGACCGAGGCAGGAGGAACGGTGACTCGCTTCGATGGCAGCAAGTTCACGTTGGACAGCAGTGAGGTGCTGGCGACAAATGGGCTGATTTTGCCGGAGATAAAGAACGTCTTCACCGAGCTGTTCGCGGGCAGAGGATTGGAGCCTATTCCTACACCGGCAGAGTTCGCCGCGAGGCGGGCTGAGGCTGCCAAGTAA